From Nitrososphaerales archaeon:
ATCTTGTTGTTGTGCATCCTCCCCGTGATGGCAATCTCCCTGACGTGGATGGGGTTGGTCGAAGTGAAATGGGTGGTGTATTCTCTCTTGAACGCGTCGTTGTATGAGCGAAGGCCGTCGGTAATCAACAGCCTCGGCCTCGTCCCCGCGACTTCGGCGCTCCTGTGGAACAGAGTCCTCGCGTCGTGCTTCTCTTTCGAGTCCGCGACCTCCTGAGCAATCCAGAAGCGGGTTTGGTCGTCCATCATCGCAAACAGATACTTCATGTCTCCCTTGACCTTAATCCAGAGTTCGTCTGCCCTCCAAGTCGGGGAGAGGTTCGGCTGAATCTGGTCGAGGTATTTCTCCATCAGCCCGACATATTTCCTAATCCAGTTGTGGATGGTCTGATGCGAGACTTGGACTCCTTGGAGCGCGAGGAACTTCTGGGTGTTCCTTAGAGACTCGCCAGTAAAGTAGAGTTGGAGGGCGCTCGTTATCATCTGAGGGCTGGCCTTCATGCCCTCGAAGCCGAGGTTCTTAGTAAACCGCTTACCGCAGTCGTGGCATAGGAACCTCTGTATGTCTCCGTTCTTGTTGTGCCTCACGCCTCTCTTGATGATGCTCTTGGAGTAGCAGTAGAGGCACGACTGGATGTCCAACGGCTCTATCTTGACCTGTTGCTCGACAGTTTGTCTTAGAACGTGGCTGAACTCGACCGCGAAGATGTGCTTACACTTGATGGCTCGGTTCGTGAAGTCTGGGCACGAGCAGTTGAACCCCGCCTCGGTCGCGACGACCTGATACC
This genomic window contains:
- a CDS encoding DDE-type integrase/transposase/recombinase yields the protein MDTRAKLLEVRAVKGNQIAQTVGRVRRISEGEYAVHSQRSDDWYQVVATEAGFNCSCPDFTNRAIKCKHIFAVEFSHVLRQTVEQQVKIEPLDIQSCLYCYSKSIIKRGVRHNKNGDIQRFLCHDCGKRFTKNLGFEGMKASPQMITSALQLYFTGESLRNTQKFLALQGVQVSHQTIHNWIRKYVGLMEKYLDQIQPNLSPTWRADELWIKVKGDMKYLFAMMDDQTRFWIAQEVADSKEKHDARTLFHRSAEVAGTRPRLLITDGLRSYNDAFKREYTTHFTSTNPIHVREIAITGRMHNNKMERMNGEVRDREKVMRGLKTTDSPILKGYQLFHNYIRPHEALDGDTPADRCGIKVEGSNKWLTIIQNASKVPRLDSETKTRENPQT